Below is a window of Macadamia integrifolia cultivar HAES 741 chromosome 8, SCU_Mint_v3, whole genome shotgun sequence DNA.
NNNNNNNNNNNNNNNNNNNNNNNNNNNNNNNNNNNNNNNNNNNNNNNNNNNNNNNNNNNNNNNNNNNNNNNNNNNNNNNNNNNNNNNNNNNNNNNNNNNNNNNNNNNNNNNNNNNNNNNNNNNNNNNNNNNNNNNNNNNNNNNNNNNNNNNNNNNNNNNNNNNNNNNNNNNNNNNNNNNNNNNNNNNNNNNNNNNNNNNNNNNNNNNNNNNNNNNNNNNNNNNNNNNNNNNNNNNNNNNNNNNNNNNNNNNNNNNNNNNNNNNNNNNNNNNNNNNNNNNNNNNNNNNNNNNNNNNNNNNNNNNNNNNNNNNNNNNNNNNNNNNNNNNNNNNNNNNNNNNNNNNNNNNNNNNNNNNNNNNNNNNNNNNNNNNNNNNNNNNNNNNNNNNNNNNNNNNNNNNNNNNNNNNNNNNNNNNNNNNNNNNNNNNNNNNNNNNNNNNNNNNNNNNNNNNNNNNNNNNNNNNNNNNNNNNNNNNNNNNNNNNNNNNNNNNNNNNNNNNNNNNNNNNNNNNNNNNNNNNNNNNNNNNNNNNNNNNNNNNNNNNNNNNNNNNNNNNNNNNNNNNNNNNNNNNNNNNNNNNNNNNNNNNNNNNNNNNNNNNNNNNNNNNNNNNNNNNNNNNNNNNNNNNNNNNNNNNNNNNNNNNNNNNNNNNNNNNNNNNNNNNNNNNNNNNNNNNNNNNNNNNGTTGATCGTCCTTAGCTATGATACCATTGTTGTACTATGGAGACAGAAGAGAAGAGTAAAAAAGGAGATAGCGCAAGAGTTTTGGGGCTTCAACTTATTGATTAACTTCGTATATTTTCCAACTCTTTTATAGAGTCAATAGATTTGTTGAAAAGCGGCTCTTTTCCAATCAACGGAATCGCCcccaaatttctccttcttATGACCATTATCACTCTTATAACCGTTGTCACAGTAATTCCATGATGAGGCCGAATGGCCACCTCACCAACAAGAACACTAGATCATGGCCTTTGGTGACTGAAGTTAAGGTCAATGATATTTTTCATAGCTTTTAGTACTACACATTAGTGGGTCACACAACCATAATTTCTACAAGAGAAAACGAGGGGAGGGCGGAGAGGTTTTtggtttctccctttttctacaCTGAAGTTTAGAACATaaaagaattaataaaaaatcatacaaCAACAATCGTAattttatcccaattaaatagagtcggctacatggatccgatattaaaaaagaaaaaggcacaAAGAAGAGGTTAAAATGAACTAACATAGAGATAAGAGAATGAAGTAAAACAACAGTTAAAGACACATCATGAGAACATCCTTATATGGGATAGGCAACACGGGTCCtagtcctccacaaaactctatcaaTAGTCATACTAAAATCGAGCCCTATCATATGCATATTTTTTTGTACTACTTTGTCAATAGTCATATTAGGCTTATCCCTACCTCTTCTTGCTCACTCTAATTGAATTTGATCACTCTTCCTTAGTGGAGCATCCATAGGTCTAAATTGAACATAATTATACCACTTCAATCGGTTTCATAGAGCTTGCCTTGGATGGGTGCAACCCCAAAATCGCTTTAAATGCAATCATTCTTTATTCTATCTCTCATGATCTTGCCGCATAACCCTCTCCACATTTTCATCTTCGCTACACTTAGCTTATTCAAATTCTTTTGTCACATAATACATTTTTCGCACCTCGCCATTtccatccatcccactttaatcctatggGCAACATCATCTTCAATATCCCCCGGCTTTGTTAATGATGGACTCTATGTATTTAAAATAATCCCTTTGGGGTAGTTCCCGTTCCCCAAGTTttaccactctctctcctcctttatATTCGTTGAAAGGCCTATCATATACTGTCTTCATTTTACTTGTCATGTAACCTCTTAATTCCAAATTTGATCTCCGTAGCTccaatttaatattaattatttatacTATTCATTTATCATAACTATATCATCACTTCATCAGCGAACAACATACATCACAAAACTGAATTTTGTATGTACTTGGTTAAAACATCTATTATACATGTAAACAAATAAAGACTTAGAGCTGACCTTGATGTAAcctaattgtaattgggaattcgtCACTCTAACCCTCTGTTGTTTTGACACTCATCACcactccctcatacatgtctttaattatatccacataatTATTCacaccctttattttatttagaacATGCCAAATAAGCTGTCTCAATCTTACCTATAGCTACCTAGGTGCTCGACATGTGTCCAAACAGTGATCCAAAGGCTCTGGATGCATCACCTCCGTTATGGTCGATAGAAGCACAACCATTGGATTACCACTTGAATACATATCAATTGCCCAGGTAACTATGGGTCGACTTGAGCAATCAATGTTCAGGAGAGGAACCAGATCCATAAAAATGCAGAATATTCCCATgtgggtcgggtcgggtcgggtcgggtcggaATCGGAATCTAATGTCTTTTTTGGCAATGCAAAATCTGAAGTGATGTCGAGGGCAGCGAAGGAATAACATATAACCAAACGATATGTCTACATTAAAGTCTCAATCTTTTTCACAACCAAAATTGAAGAGAGGGGAGCAGAGAAACCAGCGGCCGAGGAGGAAGCGAGGAAGAAATGCTTCGATTACATCTCCCCAAGTGGCCGCGTTACTATGTCACTGTAGCATCCATCTTCACGGTCCTTTTCGTCGCTGAATGCTCTCCCAATCCCCAGGTTCAACTGGATCTGGGTTCGATCCCTAACTTGTGCAATTTTTCATTCTCCCATTCTTTCTTCGATTTTCTCTGGTTTTATAAACTCTTAATATTCCATGAATCTACGGATAACAGGTCCAATGCAGCAAAACCTGTGTCGCTGAAAACTGTAATAGTAAGATCTTATTCAGGTTTCGTTTTATCTTCCTTATTTGAAGAACTTGAATTTAATCTTTTCTTAATTATTAATATTTCCTTCTACTGGTTTATTGGTTTGCTTCAATTTCAGCTATTGGAATTCGTTACGGGAAATATTGTGGAGTAGGATGGAGTGGTTGTCCCGGAGAAAAGCCCTGTGATGACCTCGATGCCTGTTGTAAAACTCATGATGAATGCGTCGAGAAAAAAGGTTAACTATATGCATTATTTTACTCAGATTATTTCCCTTCACATGTTGTAATGAATTATTTCAGTTCCTGTAAAATTGTTGTCCTGtatcttattctttcttttaaatttatatACTCTATGGTCATTAATTTTAAGAAATCAAGACTTAGCTATGCTAAAATGGTCAGTGACTTGGTGGGATTCACATTTCCCCCACGCCTTTCCAGACAATACAAAACATGCTACTAGTTCGAATTGAAAATGCAAGCCTTTTGGGGGGATTTATTTTTATCCTGGTCTGGTTCTGGTTGTTTGCCCACTTGTTATATGGATTGTAAACCCTTCTATAGAACCATGGAAAACTGTTGTTTTGTAACATGTAGTCTCAACCATTAAGATCAGATTGGCGTTGAATTTATTGCTCAACAATGAAGACTAAAAGAACTGGTTTTGATGAACCCAAgagggtagcgcagttggtgagcaacgaatttggtatgagccgtaaactcggacgtcctgagtttgactcccactaggcacaccttgggccactcatacgggggtgtttagtgctcttcactgttttcagtgaaagttgaatggttctcattcaaccccggtatgacccggtccatgcggttgtgggctcagtatgggcccgcgggactagtcaggccaaaggtttggatacccgtcgttagcaaaaaaaaaaaaaaaaaaagagctggTTTTGATCCAGATCAAGgcctgattaaaaaaaaaaaaactgttcacgtgaacagtaaccaATATGGGTCCCACTACCAATTCATAATGTGGAGAAGATTTGAAGAAGatttgatgcagatacggctgccctttcttggttggaccagcatgaccggctttggaagccaagagccaagaagaaccggtccagcccagggttttggtccaacaagggttggaaataaaataagtagtttacttagtattttatttcatgcttttagtttccagacttgaacgtaggagtaggatttatttccttgctttggtttcctttttatagttgtttcctagtttaggctagtttccattccagttaagtttctaatttcatgttcctattttcctatatattggttgtaatcgattgaagatttagagagcaatttgattNNNNNNNNNNNNNNNNNNNNGGAGAAGCAGTAGAGAGAGCGatagcagcaaaaaaaaaaaaaatcccagaaCCCCCTGCCGCCGcctcctctctcattttttttcccttccgacagcagccgccgcctcctctctcattttttttccttccgaCAGCAGCCGCCACCTCCTTTCTGTGTCCGacagcaaagaaaaaaagaaaaaaagaaccgagaagaaagaaaagtcgagaagagagagagatagaagctagaagaagaaagaagaagacgaagaagaagagagagagcgagGAACATACCTGGTTCGATTTGGGTTTCCGCCTTTCTCCTCTGGTTTCATCTCCAAGAAGGAGAAAACTCCTTGGTCGGTAAAACCCACCCCCACGATTCCccttttgttccctttttttatttatcttttatttcctaaaatacccctccctttctcctttattccccttttgtcccatatatttttatttccaaatcaaaccccTGTCCCACACGTGACTGGCACGCCCTTTtgtggtttaatttgaacttcaaaaaaaaataaaaattattttactattctgtccctgccctttaagcttccagttatttactattctaccattattctttgagtgttattttgttactcatcaccatggtagccaatagtgaagttgttcaacagctgaattcctataaaggagaaactgatacaaaatttgatgctctcactaacatggtaaCGTCCCTAAAGACAATGGTAGAATCTATACAAGTTTCTATtaatcgtttggtggcagcagataaaggaaagagtcccattcagtctggggattcttccaacaccattccacaggatctgccagtaacaccacaaccaccaccacatcatacaccaccactgccacctccaccaccatatgggactggtagacatgatgatggagcagaaagaacagcaaaactggatgttcttgatttttatggagacaataatccagaattgtatcttgactggattcacagtttagatacattcttcagatggtacgggttgactgaggctcgaaagatcctatttgcagagcccaaactgaaaggcacggctcgagtcttgtggatcaagcaacaacaacaaaaccgAACCCGAAgcattggtttggtcaatacttgggctgaaatgtatgaagtcatgaatcggcgatccttgccttctgattacaagcaacgcatgcatctcagatttgcacagttgaaacaagagaatttgaccgttgaggagtatgttgctagattttattatttggccactcgttctgactttgagtgggatgaagaagtcttagtggtccaatttcgcaatggtttgcaccctcaacttagtgctgcccttgcatctagttgactacctacaatggaagacgccgtacGAGTAGcttatcaggttgaggaaagtctgaaacgcccatacaaccagagaaattttgcagatactttttctcgaggtactagttctgtttggcaacagtctcctacccaagagaggtcatctagcaagccataggaaagtgctacatctatggcttcttcacgacctagtctgccgtattctccacctcgacatatttctgaaatgtcatcttcacggcctactcgcccatactcaccccctcggcgtggttcagataaaccttctgatttttcaaaatttacagttcggtgctactcatgccatggatttggatatatcagtgcccaatgtcccagccgtttggttgcttttattgataaggattc
It encodes the following:
- the LOC122087473 gene encoding phospholipase A2-beta-like, which gives rise to MLRLHLPKWPRYYVTVASIFTVLFVAECSPNPQVQCSKTCVAENCNTIGIRYGKYCGVGWSGCPGEKPCDDLDACCKTHDECVEKKG